In Macrobrachium rosenbergii isolate ZJJX-2024 chromosome 19, ASM4041242v1, whole genome shotgun sequence, the following are encoded in one genomic region:
- the LOC136848529 gene encoding probable glutamate receptor: MALMLMVFETVAKKIVDLRTNDIFDKSFMFVLQTIANKGSTWAPNLDAGRTLIAAWLLSAIILIAAYSGILVAMLTLPKVVITIDSIDDLVHQKGIPWKLLLNTHTTRMLQESRDESRRLAFVRSSGFIVDCDNNKTELAEGKYAAICPRLRAKKVIMWDYSNTGKCRMYIAKERVNFNMQAFALRKGSPYSKKINRAIRAIHEGGIYSQIVNKHYPSPTKCLQSPTHDKPSGIEPLDIYSLGGPFLLLAAGDQMIS; the protein is encoded by the exons ATGGCACTAATGTTGATGGTCTTCGAAACTGTTGCTAAGAAAATCGTAGACCTTCGAACAAACGACATTTTTGACAAGTCATTTATGTTCGTTTTGCAAACCATCGCCAACAAAG GATCCACCTGGGCACCCAATCTAGATGCAGGTCGGACCCTTATAGCAGCATGGCTCCTGTCAGCGATAATCCTAATCGCGGCCTATAGCGGGATCCTCGTGGCCATGCTGACCCTCCCGAAAGTCGTCATTACGATCGACTCGATCGACGACCTCGTCCATCAGAAAGGCATTCCATGGAAACTcttactgaacacacacacaaccaggATGCTTCAG GAATCCAGAGATGAATCGAGGCGTTTGGCTTTTGTTCGGAGCTCGGGATTTATAGTAGACTGTGATAACAACAAGACGGAACTGGCAGAAGGAAAATATGCTGCTATTTGTCCCCGACTCAGAGCGAAAAAGGTGATCATGTGGGATTACAG TAACACAGGCAAATGCCGCATGTACATCGCAAAGGAGAGAGTAAACTTCAACATGCAAGCCTTTGCCCTACGGAAAGGGTCACCTTACTCCAAGAAAATTAATAGAGC AATAAGAGCTATACACGAAGGAGGCATCTATTCGCAAATCGTGAATAAACATTATCCTTCTCCAACGAAATGTCTTCAGTCACCAACACACGACAAGCCAAGTGGTATAGAGCCTCTCGACATCTACTCCTTGGGAGGCCCATTCCTTTTATTGGCTGCAG